From Lycium ferocissimum isolate CSIRO_LF1 chromosome 12, AGI_CSIRO_Lferr_CH_V1, whole genome shotgun sequence, one genomic window encodes:
- the LOC132039712 gene encoding RPM1-interacting protein 4-like isoform X1: MAKHSQVPKFGDWESDEDVQYSIVFENAAKGKKGSKMNPNDPQDLDAKVKGENGSDAVRQKPERFASRDDVEMRKSTDKAPTYSSPQRHGEKSGGRKSESETMKGPEIPRHERRPSREEGHLRKPTDSPLRNENMGRRTPMESPHHRYGGLSGGATPKRASQQSVGPDRSIEHSPLHPHGRAGGKGGVVSSPSWERKTSYEGSHGLAPSTPGRSRLRSVTKGDDTPDDSPAVPKFGDWDENDPASAEGYTQIFNKVREEKQTGAAKVPASSNDSSYSNSQKRYGNDSGKGCLCFPWGRS, translated from the exons atggcA AAGCACTCACAAGTACCAAAATTTGGCGACTGGGAGAGCGATGAAGATGTTCAATATTCTATTGTTTTCGAGAATGCTGCTAAGGGTAAGAAAGGAAGTAAAATGAATCCAAATGATCCTCAAGATCTTGATGCAAAAGTGAAAGGTGAAAATGGAAGTGACGCTGTACGACAGAAGCCTGAACGTTTTGCCAGCAGAGATGATGTAGAAATGCGGAAATCAACTGACAAAGCTCCAACTTACTCATCTCCACAACGACATGGTGAGAAATCTGGAGGCCGCAAGTCAGAATCAGAAACAATGAAGGGACCTGAAATCCCGAGGCATGAACGTCGGCCAAGTCGAGAAGAGGGTCACCTAAGGAAACCTACTGATTCGCCATTGCGCAATGAGAACATGGGGAGAAGAACTCCTATGGAATCACCTCATCATCGCTATGGTGGCTTAAGTGGCGGTGCTACACCTAAGAGGGCCTCTCAGCAAAGTGTGGGACCCGATCGCAGCATTGAGCACTCCCCGCTGCATCCACATGGAAGGGCTGGAGGCAAAGGTGGTGTTGTTTCCTCTCCCTCATGGGAAAGAAAGACTTCATATGAAGGTAGTCATGGTCTGGCCCCCTCTACACCTGGAAGATCCCGTTTGAGATCAGTTACGAAAGGTGATGACACG CCTGATGACAGCCCTGCTGTTCCTAAATTTGGTGACTGGGATGAGAATGATCCAGCATCAGCAGAAGGTTAcacacaaatatttaacaaaGTGCGAGAGGAGAAGCAGACTGGTGCAGCAAAAGTACCTGCCTCGTCTAATGATTCATCTTACTCCAACAGTcaaaagcgatatggaaatgacAGTGGAAAG GGATGTTTGTGCTTTCCATGGGGTCGTAGTTAA
- the LOC132039711 gene encoding probable magnesium transporter NIPA2, with amino-acid sequence MRGISDNVHGVILAISSSIFIGSSFIIKKKGLKKASATGTRAGSGGHSYLLEPMWWAGMLTMIVGEGANFAAYAYAPAILVTPLGALSIIVSAVLAHFILKERLHIFGIVGCVLCLVGSVSIVLHAPLERKIESVMDVWYLATETGFIVYTCVVIVLVLVLIFRFVPSYGQRYMVIYIGICSLTGSLTVMGVKAVGIALKLTFEGKNQFKYFQTWLFTVFVTIFCLLQLNYLNKALDTFNTAVVSPVYYVMFTTLTILASMIMFKDWDHQNATQIITELCGFVTILSGTFLLHKTKDMGNSPSTNAILLPKNKDIDSKATSENPKLTDEV; translated from the exons atgagaggaaTATCTGACAATGTTCATGGAGTTATATTAGCTATATCATCAAGTATTTTCATTGGATCAAGCTTTATTATTAAGAAGAAAGGCCTTAAAAAGGCTAGTGCAACAGGAACAAGGGCAG GCTCAGGAGGCCACTCTTATCTGCTGGAACCAATGTGGTGGGCTGGGATGTTAACTA TGATTGTTGGAGAGGGAGCTAACTTTGCTGCTTATGCATATGCCCCGGCAATTCTTGTGACTCCTCTAGGAGCTTTAAGTATAATTGTGAG CGCAGTGTTAGcccattttattttaaaggAGAGATTGCATatatttggtattgttggttgtgtCCTCTGCTTGGTTGGCTCTGTTAGTATTGTCTTACATGCTCCCCTCGAAAGGAAAATCGAATCCGTCATGGATGTTTGGTACCTAGCAACAGAAACAG GGTTCATTGTATACACATGCGTGGTCATAGTGCTGGTACTTGTCCTTATATTCCGGTTTGTGCCTAGTTATGGGCAGAGGTATATGGTCATTTACATCGGAATCTGTTCTCTGACGGGGTCTCTCACG GTCATGGGTGTGAAAGCAGTCGGAATCGCTCTTAAGCTCACATTCGAAGGAAAGAATCAGTTTAAATATTTCCAGACATGGTTATTTACTGTGTTTGTTACCATCTTTTGCCTTTTGCAGCTGAACTATTTGAACAAG GCACTTGACACATTTAACACTGCAGTGGTTTCTCCAGTATACTATGTCATGTTTACAACATTAACCATCCTTGCCAGCATGATAATGTTTAAG GACTGGGATCATCAAAATGCAACACAGATAATAACAGAACTATGTGGCTTTGTAACTATCCTCTCTGGTACTTTTCTCCTTCACAAAACCAAAGACATGGGAAATAGTCCATCAACAAATGCTATTCTCCTTCCAAAAAACAAGGACATAGATAGTAAGGCAACGAGCGAAAACCCGAAATTAACAGATGAGGTTTGA
- the LOC132039712 gene encoding RPM1-interacting protein 4-like isoform X3, whose product MAKHSQVPKFGDWESDEDVQYSIVFENAAKGKKGSKMNPNDPQDLDAKVKGENGSDAVRQKPERFASRDDVEMRKSTDKAPTYSSPQRHGEKSGGRKSESETMKGPEIPRHERRPSREEGHLRKPTDSPLRNENMGRRTPMESPHHRYGGLSGGATPKRASQQSVGPDRSIEHSPLHPHGRAGGKGGVVSSPSWERKTSYEGSHGLAPSTPGRSRLRSVTKGDDTPDDSPAVPKFGDWDENDPASAEGYTQIFNKVREEKQTGAAKVPASSNDSSYSNSQKRYGNDSGKGCLCFPWGRS is encoded by the exons ATGGCA AAGCACTCACAAGTACCAAAATTTGGCGACTGGGAGAGCGATGAAGATGTTCAATATTCTATTGTTTTCGAGAATGCTGCTAAGGGTAAGAAAGGAAGTAAAATGAATCCAAATGATCCTCAAGATCTTGATGCAAAAGTGAAAGGTGAAAATGGAAGTGACGCTGTACGACAGAAGCCTGAACGTTTTGCCAGCAGAGATGATGTAGAAATGCGGAAATCAACTGACAAAGCTCCAACTTACTCATCTCCACAACGACATGGTGAGAAATCTGGAGGCCGCAAGTCAGAATCAGAAACAATGAAGGGACCTGAAATCCCGAGGCATGAACGTCGGCCAAGTCGAGAAGAGGGTCACCTAAGGAAACCTACTGATTCGCCATTGCGCAATGAGAACATGGGGAGAAGAACTCCTATGGAATCACCTCATCATCGCTATGGTGGCTTAAGTGGCGGTGCTACACCTAAGAGGGCCTCTCAGCAAAGTGTGGGACCCGATCGCAGCATTGAGCACTCCCCGCTGCATCCACATGGAAGGGCTGGAGGCAAAGGTGGTGTTGTTTCCTCTCCCTCATGGGAAAGAAAGACTTCATATGAAGGTAGTCATGGTCTGGCCCCCTCTACACCTGGAAGATCCCGTTTGAGATCAGTTACGAAAGGTGATGACACG CCTGATGACAGCCCTGCTGTTCCTAAATTTGGTGACTGGGATGAGAATGATCCAGCATCAGCAGAAGGTTAcacacaaatatttaacaaaGTGCGAGAGGAGAAGCAGACTGGTGCAGCAAAAGTACCTGCCTCGTCTAATGATTCATCTTACTCCAACAGTcaaaagcgatatggaaatgacAGTGGAAAG GGATGTTTGTGCTTTCCATGGGGTCGTAGTTAA
- the LOC132040206 gene encoding actin-related protein 2/3 complex subunit 4 isoform X2, whose protein sequence is MANSLRLYLTCIRNTLEAAMCLQNFPCQEVERHNKPEVELKTSPELLLNPVTICRNEAEKCLIETSINSLRISLKVKQSDELENILTKKFLRFLSMRAEAFQVLRRKPVQGFDISFLITNYHCEDMQKQKLIDFIVQFMEDIDKEISELKLSVNTRGRLVATEFLKQFI, encoded by the exons ATG GCAAATTCGTTACGATTGTATCTGACATGCATAAGAAACACGCTCGAGGCAGCAATGTGTCTTCAG AATTTCCCATGCCAGGAAGTAGAGAGGCATAACAAACCAGAGGTTGAACTAAA GACAAGCCCAGAACTTCTTCTTAATCCT GTTACGATTTGTAGAAATGAGGCTGAAAAGTGCTTGATTGAAACATCTATTAATTCCCTAAGAATAAGTCTAAAG GTGAAACAGTCAGATGAACTTGAAAATATACTAACAAAGAAGTTCCTTAGATTTTTGTCTATGAGAGCAGAAGCGTTTCAGGTGTTGAGGAGAAAGCCAGTTCAG GGCTTCGACATTAGTTTTCTCATTACAAATTATCACTGTGAAGACATGCAGAAGCAGAAGCTTATTGATTTCATAGTGCAATTCATGGAG GATATTGACAAGGAGATCAGTGAACTGAAACTGTCAGTGAATACGCGAGGAAGGCTTGTCGCTACTGAGTTTCTAAAGCAATTCATCTga
- the LOC132040206 gene encoding actin-related protein 2/3 complex subunit 4 isoform X1 produces the protein MYHHERTVEPTLAQLVERKTVVGAVIFRSLVRIRQANSLRLYLTCIRNTLEAAMCLQNFPCQEVERHNKPEVELKTSPELLLNPVTICRNEAEKCLIETSINSLRISLKVKQSDELENILTKKFLRFLSMRAEAFQVLRRKPVQGFDISFLITNYHCEDMQKQKLIDFIVQFMEDIDKEISELKLSVNTRGRLVATEFLKQFI, from the exons ATGTATCATCATGAGAGAACCGTCGAACCGACCTTAGCTCAGTTGGTAGAGCGGAAGACTGTAGTTGGTGCTGTAATCTTTAGGTCGCTGGTTCGAATCCGGCAG GCAAATTCGTTACGATTGTATCTGACATGCATAAGAAACACGCTCGAGGCAGCAATGTGTCTTCAG AATTTCCCATGCCAGGAAGTAGAGAGGCATAACAAACCAGAGGTTGAACTAAA GACAAGCCCAGAACTTCTTCTTAATCCT GTTACGATTTGTAGAAATGAGGCTGAAAAGTGCTTGATTGAAACATCTATTAATTCCCTAAGAATAAGTCTAAAG GTGAAACAGTCAGATGAACTTGAAAATATACTAACAAAGAAGTTCCTTAGATTTTTGTCTATGAGAGCAGAAGCGTTTCAGGTGTTGAGGAGAAAGCCAGTTCAG GGCTTCGACATTAGTTTTCTCATTACAAATTATCACTGTGAAGACATGCAGAAGCAGAAGCTTATTGATTTCATAGTGCAATTCATGGAG GATATTGACAAGGAGATCAGTGAACTGAAACTGTCAGTGAATACGCGAGGAAGGCTTGTCGCTACTGAGTTTCTAAAGCAATTCATCTga